GAGCAGTACGAGCATTGGGGACTGCTGGGGCCGCGCGTGCTGGCCTCCCAATGCGTGCAGATCGACGCGCATGAGATCGCCCTGCTGGCCGAGCGCGGCGTCTCGGTCTCCCATATGCCGCTGAGCAACTGCGAGGTGGGCGGGGGATTCAGCCCAGTGCCGGAGATGCTGGCCGCCGGCGTGCCGGTCTCCCTGGGCACCGACGGCTACATCAACAACTTCTTCGAGGTGATGCGCGGCGCCTTCCTGATGCATAAGGCGCGCCTGCTGGACCCCACGACCATGCCGGCACCGCTGGTGTGGAAGATGGCCACCACGCACGGGGCGCAGGCATTGGGCCTGAAGCACACCGGCCGGCTGGCCGAGGGCTGCGCGGCGGACCTGATCACCATCGAGCTGGACCTGCCCACGCCGGCGGAGCCGCATAATCTTTACGACCAACTGATCCTCTGGCGCAACCCCCAGCATGTGCGCAACGTGATGGTAGCCGGCCGCTTCCTCATGCGCGATGGAGAGATACCCGGCGCGGACGAAGCCGGCCTGCGCGCCCGCACGCGCCAGGCGGCACGCGCCCTGTGGGAAAAAGCGTCCTGACCCGCGGCGGGGCATATCGGACAAGGAAGTCTTACGGACCATGACCATTCTCATCCAGAACGCCTCCTTCATCGTCTGTGATGCGAACCGCGTCCTGCAGGACCAGGACCTGCTTATCGAGGGCAATCGCATCGCCGGCATCGGCCGCTTCACACCCCAACCGGAGTGGGATATTATACCCGGCTGTGGTCGGGCCGTCATGCCAGGCCTCATCAATGCCCATACTCACCTCTATCAGAACTTCTTGAAAGGCCTGAACGACGGCGTCTCACTGGTGGACTGGTGCGCGCGGGTGCTCTATCCCGCCGCTGACGTCATCCATACTGACCATTGGCAGGCTCACGATGAGCGCCTGGGCTATGCCTGGTCACTGGCCGGCGCGCTGGAGATGATCCAGAACGGCACCACCTGCTGTATCAACATGGACATGACCATGGACGCCGTCTTCCAGGCCTGGCTGGATATCGGTTTCCGGGGCGTCGGGGCGGTCACCCTGGTGGACCAGTGGATACCGGAATGCCTGCGGAGGGAGCCGGCGCTCATGCGCCAGGAGGCGCTGGGATACGTGGAGCGCTGGCACGGCGTGCCGGCCGACAGCCCCCGCATCCATACCATGCTGGCGCCCTCCACCCCGTTCCTGGCCAGCCCAGCGCTCTTGCGCTGGACGGCGGGACAGCGCGACCGGCTGGGCCTGCGCGTCCAAATCCATGTGGCGGAGACCCGCTACGAGGTGGAGCAGATTGCGCAAACCGCCGGCACCACCCCCCTGCGCTATCTGGAGCGCTTCGGCCTGGTGGACGAGCGGCTCACTGCCGTGCACTGCGTGCATATGGACGAGGAGGACCTGGAGCTTCTGCGCCGGCGCGGGGTCGTCGTCGTCCACAACCCGAAAAGCAACCTGAAGCTCGGGAGCGGCATCGCGCCGGTGCCCCGCATGCTGGAGCTGGGCATCCCGGTGGCGCTGGCCAACGACGGCGCCGCTTCCAACGACCTGCTGGATATGTTCGAGGAAATGCGCTGTGCGGCGCTGATCCAGAAAGGAGCGGCGGAAAACCCGGCGGTGCTCTCGGCGCGCCAGGTCTTCCGCATGGCGACGGAATACGGCGCCCAGGCCTGCGGCATCCCCGCCGGCGTGCTCGAGGTCGGCCGGCTGGCCGATGTGGTCATCGTGAACCTGCGCCGGCCGCATCTGGTGCCGGTGCATGATATCATCAACACGCTGGTCTACTGCGCCAAAGGCTCCGATGTGGAGACGGTCATCATTGACGGCCGCGTGGTAATGCGCGAGCGCCAATTGCAGACCATGAACGAGGACGATATCATTGCTATGGCCGAGGAACGGGGGCAGGATCTGCGCCGGCGAAGCCTGCAAAGCCCCCTTTTCCCGGGCCATAAGCATGCGGAGGAGTAAGGGTATGCCAAGTTTGAAGGAAGACCTGACAGCGGTATGCGGTCCGGAGCGCGTCAGCGACAAGCTGGTGGACCGCATCTGCTACACACGCGACTGCGGCCCCAGCCCGGGCGGCGTGCCGGGCTACGTGGTGCGGCCGGTATCGACAGAAGAGGTCGCCGGCATCGTGCGGGCCGCCAACCGCCACAAGACGCCCATCTTCGTCTGGGGCCGCTCCACCACCTTCATCGGTAACGGCATCCGCGAAGGATGCATCCTGATGGCCATGGACCTGATGCGCGCCATCGAGAAGATTGACCTGGAGCGGAAGCTGGTGGTGGTACAGCCGGGCGCCGTCTGGCATGCCGTGGATGTGGAGCTGAACAAGCTGGGCTGGGAGCTGGGGGTGCCGGGGCCGGGCGGCATGTTCTCCTGCTCCATCGGCGGCTCGGTGGCCTATAACGCCGTGCCGCACGGCCTGGCGGAATACGGCATGACCGGCGAGCATGTCGCCGGCCTGGAGGTGGTGCTCCCCAACGGCGAAATCCTGCACACCGGCAGTGGTGCCAACGAGCCGGCCGGCCACCCCCATTTCGAGCGCTACGCCAACGGCCCCGACCTTACCGGCCTCTTCATCGGCTCCTGCGGCGTGTTCGGCATTATCACCAAAGTCTATTTCCGCATCCGGCGCATCCCGGAAGCGGAGGAGTTCGCCTTTTACGGCTTTGACAGCGTAGACCGGGCGGTGGACGCCGCGCAGTCCATCCAACAGCAGGAGGCCGCCACCCATCTGGTGGGGCTGTTCGGCGGCCCGAAGCCGGCCGGCTACGAACAGTACGACGCCTTCCTGCACATCGTAGTGCGGGACTCGCGCCTGCGGGCCGGCGAGCGCCGGCGCATCGCCGAGGCGGTCTGCGAGGCGCACGGCGGACACCCTCTGGACAGCAACGCCACGCGCCGCTATTGGACCGAGCACATGTACTCCTGGCTGCGCAACATGCCGCCCGATTATTACTACGGCAACCGACCGTACACCTGCCCGGAGGTGGCCGGCTTCATCCCCACCCAGGCCGTCAAGGACGCCATCGCCTACCTGCGGCAGGATGCCGTCGAGCACGCCGAGGAGTTCCAGCACTACGACATCCGCATCAAGTGCTATGACGTCTATTTCTCCCGCAACGGCGCCTTCATCTGGATCGACACCTTGTACCCGGAGCTGGACGAGCGCTCCTGGCGCTACGGCCTGGCCCTGCGCGAGCGCTATACCGATGAGCTGATGCGGCGCTATATGTCCCCGGGCGGCATCCTGCAGGCGCTGGCGCCGGTGGTCATGCCCAAGCTGGGCGCCGGCTTCGAGCTTATGAAGGCGCTGAAGCGCACGCTGGACCCGAACTACATCCTCAACCCCGGGGTGCTCCTGATGGAGCCGGAAGATACCCCGCAGGTGACGCCGGAGGTGGCATGGTGAGACAGGAAACGACTGCGCCGGCTGGGGAGGCCGTTCGCTCCTCCCAACGGCACATTGACGCGCTCAAAGCGATCATCTACCAGTGCAACCGCTGTGGCCAGTGTCTCGATTTCTCCACCCTGGGGCTGGCGGCCAAATGTCCCGCCTATTGGGGCGGCCTGTTCGAATCCTATGCCTCGCGCGGCAAGTTCAACATCGCCCGCGCCCTGGTGGACGGCCTGATCGATTATGATGAGGAGCTGGCGCGCCGCGTGTACAGTTGCACCGAATGCCGCGCCTGCGCCGAGAACTGCTTCAAGTACCTGGATACCACCGCCATCTTCACCGCCATGAAGCAGGACCTGGCGGAGCTAGGCCTCATCCCGGAGAATTACCGGCGCGCCCTGGAAGGCGAGATGGGGTTAGATGTAGTGCACAACGTCTATCAGGCCCCGCATGCGGAACGGTTGGCCTGGCTGTCGCACGAGGAGCGGGTGGACCGACCGGCCCGCACCGCTTTCTTCGTCGGCTGTACCTCTTCCTACGTGCGCCAGAACATGGCCATTGATACCGCCGAGACGCTGGAACTGCTGGGGGTGGATTACACCGTATTGAGCGATGAGTGGTGCTGTGGCCATCCGTACATCGCCGCCGGCCTGCTCGATAAGGCGCGCCAGAGCCTGGAGCACACCATCGAGCTGTATCAGCGGCTGGGGGTGGAGCGCGTGGTCTTCAACTGTCCGGGCTGTCTGAAGACCTTCAAGCACGACGCGCCGCGCCTGCTGGAGCGCCGGCTCCCCTTCGAACCGCTCCACATCCTGGAAGAAATCGCCCGGCTGGCGGAGGAAGGGGAGATCCGCTTCCGGCCCGTCTCCCCGAAGATTGTCGTCACCTATCATGATTCCTGCACGCTGGGGCGCTGGCTGGGAGTATATGAGGCGCCGCGGCAGATTCTGCGGCACATCCCCGGGGTTTCGGTGCGCGAGATGCGCCGCAACCGCAATTTGGCCTACTGCTGTGGGGCCGGCGGCCTGATCCGCTTCGATTATCCCAACATCTCGACACGCGCCGGCGAAGAACGCCTGCGCGAGGCGGAGGAGACCGGCGCGGATACCTTGGTGACCTCCTGTCCTGCCTGCCTGATGCAGTTCCAGCAGACGCGCAACAAACTGCGCAGTCCCATGCGGGTGGTGGACATCACCCAGCTCATTTGGGAGCAGATTGACGTACCGGGCAAACCCCAATAAAATGCGCGGGGAACCCAACATGCCGGCCGTATCTCTGCACAGCGAAAGGAGGTGGAGAAGAGGACGAGCACATGCAGTGGGAGGAAGGATGCACATCGGGCCCACATCCTCTTGGGACGTAATCCGCAAGACACAAAAGGAGGGAGATGGCATGTTGCGCTATCGTCTGATGGTGGGAGTGGTGCTGGTGGCGCTGGTGGCCGGCCTGATCGCCGGCTGTGCCCAGCCGGCCACACCGCAGGTGGTGACGGTCAAGGAGACCGTCGTGGTGGAGAAGGAAGTCCCTGTCGAGAAAGAGGTGGTCAAGACGGTGGTGGTGGAGAAGGTCGTCACCCCTACGCCGGCCCCCAAAGGGGGCGAGCTGACCTACGGCCTGACCCTCATCGTCTCCGACATTGATCCCCATTCGGGCGCTTCCTCCGAGCTGGGCATCTTCCTCACCAGCGTCTATGACCCGCTGGTCTGGCGCGATCAGGAGGGCAATTTCCACCCCGGCCTGGCCAAGAAGTGGGAGATCTCCGAGGACGGCAAGGTCTACACCTTCTACCTGCGCGACGACGTCAAGTTCCATGACGGCACCCCCTTCAACGCGCAGGCGGTCAAGTTCAACTTCGACCGCATCACCAACCCGAACTTCAAGTCCAACAAGGCCAAATACATGATGGGGCCGTATGACCACACCGAGGTGGTGGACGACTACACGGTCAAGGTCTACTTCAAGGAGCCGTACGCGCCCTTCCTCGATTCGGTCAGCCAGGTGTACCTGGCCATCGCCTCCCCAAAGGCTCTGCAGGAATGGGGCGATGAGAAATATCGCGAGCATCAGGTGGGCACCGGGCCGTTTATGATGGCGGAATACGTGGCCAAGGATCACATCGTCCTGGTCAAGAACCCCGACTACAACTGGGCGCCGGAGTTCATGATGCATCAGGGGCCGGCCTACCTGGACAAGATCACCTTCCGCTTCTATCCGGACGCCGCCACCCGTGCGCCGGCGCTCGAATCCGGCGAGGTCCAGATCATGGGCGAGATCCCGCCGGTGGACGCCAACCGCCTGATGGCCGACCCGCGCTTCGTCATCTATCCAGTGGAAATCCCCGGCCAGTCGCTCCAGTTCTTCATCAACACCTCCAAGCCGCCCACGGATGACCTGCGGGTGCGCCAGGCCCTGCTCTACGGCCTGGACCGCGAGGCCATCATCAACGGCATCTTCCGCGCCCTCTCGCCCATTGCACACGGTCCGCTGGGGCGCAAGACGCCGGGCTACACCTCCCAGGTGGAGGGCATGTACCCCTTTGACCTGGAGAAGGCGAAGCAGCTGCTGGCGGACGCCGGCTGGAAAGACACCAACGGCGACGGCATCCTGGACAAGGGCGGCCAGGACCTGGCCCTCAACACCATCCTGATGACCTGGGGCTACCTGCCGGAGATCGGCACGGCCATGCAGGGCCTCTACCGCCAACTGGGCGTCAAGCTGGAGACGCAGGTGCTGACCTATCCAGCGGCGCTGGAGGCGGCCAGCAAGAACGAGCACCATCTCATCCCCATGGCCATCAGCAGCAGCGACCCGGACATCCTTTCCAGCTACTTCCACTCCCGCAACATCGAGAAGGGCTTCTCCTGGTCGCGCTTCCCCGATCCGGAGCTGGACCAGTGGCTGGATGAGGGCGCCCGCACCACCGATTGGAACAAGCGTGCCGAGCTGTACGCCAAGGCCCAGGTGCGCATCATGGAGCAGGCGCTCATCATCCCCATCCGCGACTACGTGAACCTGAACGGCGCCAGCGCCAAGGTGAAGGGCCTGCGCTACAGCCTGCAGGGCTGGTTCCCCTGGCTGTACGACGTGTACATCGAGCAGTAAGCGGGTCTTGAAGAGGGGGCCGGCATGCCGGCCCCCTCTCCCCCATGCGAGCTGAGGCGGGCGAATATGCTTCGATACATCCAGCGGCGTCTGCTGATCATGATCCCTGTGCTGTGGGGCGTCGTCACCCTGGTCTTCTTCCTGATGTACATGCTCCCCGGCGACCCAGCGGCGACCATCCTGGCCCAATCCGGCGGCAAGGCAGAGGCCATTGAGAAACTGCGCGAGCAGTTAGGCCTGAATGATCCTCTGCCGGTACAGTACGTGCGGTTTTTGAGCAACGCGGTGCGCGGCGATTTCGGCAATTCCATCTTCCTGCGCCAACCGGTGATGCAGATTATCGCCGAGAATCTGCCGGCCACTATCGAGCTGGCCATCGGGGCGCTGGTAGTCGCGCTGGCTATCGGCTTCAGCATGGGCATCCTGGCCGCCCTGAAGTGCAACACCTGGGTGGACCGGCTGTGCATGCTGACGGCTATCGCCGGCGTCTCCATGCCCAACTTCTGGCTGGCCCTGCTCATCATGTACCTCATCAGCGCCATCAACACCTATTACGGCGTGCTCATCCTCCCTATCACCGGACAGGGGGGCATCCAACACCTGATTGTGCCATCTATTGTCCTAGGGTTTGCGGTCTCCGGCTCGCTGGCGCGCCTGGTGCGCTCCAGCATGCTGGAGGTCCTGCGGCAGGAATACATCACCACGGCGCGCGCCAAGGGCCTCAGCCGGCGGGTGGTCATCCTGCGGCACGCCCTGCGCAACGCCCTGATCCCGGTGGTCACCATGCTGGGCCTGCAGTTCGGCTATCTACTGGGCGGGACGGTGATCATCGAGACGGTATTCTCCCGCCGCGGGCTGGGGCGCACGATCGTGGACGCCATCGTCTGGAAGGACCTGCCGGTGGTGCAGGGAGCGGTGTTCGTCACCGCTACCACGTATATGCTGGTGAACCTGCTGGTGGACATCTCGTACGCGGTCATTGACCCGCGTATTCGCTATAGCTGAAGGGGTGTGGTGTGACGGCGGTGGCCAAATCTTCGGGGTGTTCCATGGAGGATGAACGCACGCGCCGCATGCGGGCGGAAAGCCCGTGGCGCATTGCCCTGCGCATCCTGGTGCGCAACCGGGTGGCGATGAGCGGCCTGGCCATCCTGGTAATGATGTCTTTGCTGGCTGTCCTAGCGCCGGCCATCGCCCCTTACGACCCGGATGCCGTGGACATCTTGCATCAGCTTGAGGCGCCCAGCAAAACCCATATCTTGGGCACGGATTTATACGGCCGTGATATCTTCAGCCGTATTTTATACGGCGGCCGCATTACCCTGGTGGTCGGATTGATTGCGGTGGGCATCGCCGCCAGCATTGGCATCGTGCTCGGGCTGATCGCCGGCTTTTATGGCGGCGCCGTGGATTCCATCATCATGCGCCTGGTGGATGTCCTGCTGGCCTTCCCGCGCATCCTGCTGGCGTTGAGCATCGTGGGTATGCTGGGGCCGGGCCTGCTGAACGTGATGGTGGCGGTGGGCATCGCCGGCATCACCGGCTACGCGCGCCTGGTGCGCGGCTCGGTGCTCAGCGCGAAGGAAAACGTGTACGTGGAGGCCGCCCGGGTGGTGGGATGCCCGGACCATATCATCTTGCGCCGGCATCTGCTCCCCAACATCATCGGTCCGGTGATCGTGCTGGCCACCCTGGACGTGGCCTCGGCGATCCTGTCCGCATCTTCGTTGAGCTTTCTCGGGCTGGGGGTACAGCCGCCCACCGCCGAATGGGGCGCCATGCTGAATGAGGGCCGGCAGTACCTGCGCACGGCGCCGTGGATCACCCTCTTCCCGGGACTGGCCATTATGATATCGGTCTTGTCTATCAACATGCTGGGGGATGGCCTGCGCGACGCCCTGGACCCCCGCATGAAGATTTGAATTGAAGGATGGACAGCAATGACCCATCGTCCTGAGCGGCAGGTTCTTCAGCGAGCGGAGGCGATCGCCCCTCAGCTCATCGAGATCCGCCGCGCCATCCACCGCCATCCCGAGCTGGGATTCGAGGAATATTTCACCTCGCGGCTGGTGAGCCAGGTGCTGACTGCCGAGGGGATCCCCCATCGCGTGGGGGTGGGACACACCGGGGTAGTGGCGGATATCGGCGCCGGCCGGCCGGTCATCGCCCTGCGCGCCGATATGGACGCCCTGCCCATCAACGAGCGCACCGGCCTGCCCTTCGCCTCGGAAGTGCCGGGCGTGATGCACGCCTGCGGGCATGATGCCCACACCGCGGCCCTGCTGGGGGCCGCCAAACTGCTGAAGGAGATGGAACTGCCGGCCGGCACGGTGCGGCTCATCTTTCAGCCGGCGGAGGAAACCGCTGACGAAGAGGGCAAAAGCGGCGCCGACCGCATGGTGGAGGACGGCGCCATGGATGGGGTGGATGCGGTAGTCGGCCTGCATAACGTGGTGGACCGACCCCCCGGCACGGTACTGGTCTCCCCCGGCCCTATCTTGGCTGCCACCGACATGTTCGAGGTGATCATCCACGGCCGGGCCAGCCATGGGGCGTATCCGCACCGCGGTGTGGACGCGATCGTGCTGGCCGCGCAGGTGGTCAACGCTATCCAGAGCATCATCGCGCGGCGCATTGACCCCATGGAGGTGGGGGTGGTCACCGTGGGCACCATCGCCGGCGGGCGCAAGGCCAACATCATCGCCGACCGGGTGGAGCTGACCGGCACTATCCGCACCTTCGACGGCGCGGTGCGCCAGAAAATCCTGGAGGGCCTGGAGCACGCCTGCCGGCTGGCGACCCTGCAGGACGGCAATTATGAACTGCGCATCTCGCGCGGGCATCCCGCCACGGTCAATGACCCCGGCATGTGCCGGCTGGTGCGGCGAGTGGCGCGGGAGCTGGGCCTGCGCGTCGAGGAGGAAAAGCCATCCCCCGTTTCCGAGGATTTCAGCCTGTATTCCAGCATGGTGCCGGGAGTGTATTTTCTGGTAGGTGCCGGCCGGCCGGAGGTCGACCCGCCG
This DNA window, taken from Anaerolineae bacterium, encodes the following:
- a CDS encoding amidohydrolase family protein encodes the protein EQYEHWGLLGPRVLASQCVQIDAHEIALLAERGVSVSHMPLSNCEVGGGFSPVPEMLAAGVPVSLGTDGYINNFFEVMRGAFLMHKARLLDPTTMPAPLVWKMATTHGAQALGLKHTGRLAEGCAADLITIELDLPTPAEPHNLYDQLILWRNPQHVRNVMVAGRFLMRDGEIPGADEAGLRARTRQAARALWEKAS
- a CDS encoding amidohydrolase produces the protein MTILIQNASFIVCDANRVLQDQDLLIEGNRIAGIGRFTPQPEWDIIPGCGRAVMPGLINAHTHLYQNFLKGLNDGVSLVDWCARVLYPAADVIHTDHWQAHDERLGYAWSLAGALEMIQNGTTCCINMDMTMDAVFQAWLDIGFRGVGAVTLVDQWIPECLRREPALMRQEALGYVERWHGVPADSPRIHTMLAPSTPFLASPALLRWTAGQRDRLGLRVQIHVAETRYEVEQIAQTAGTTPLRYLERFGLVDERLTAVHCVHMDEEDLELLRRRGVVVVHNPKSNLKLGSGIAPVPRMLELGIPVALANDGAASNDLLDMFEEMRCAALIQKGAAENPAVLSARQVFRMATEYGAQACGIPAGVLEVGRLADVVIVNLRRPHLVPVHDIINTLVYCAKGSDVETVIIDGRVVMRERQLQTMNEDDIIAMAEERGQDLRRRSLQSPLFPGHKHAEE
- a CDS encoding FAD-binding oxidoreductase; translated protein: MPSLKEDLTAVCGPERVSDKLVDRICYTRDCGPSPGGVPGYVVRPVSTEEVAGIVRAANRHKTPIFVWGRSTTFIGNGIREGCILMAMDLMRAIEKIDLERKLVVVQPGAVWHAVDVELNKLGWELGVPGPGGMFSCSIGGSVAYNAVPHGLAEYGMTGEHVAGLEVVLPNGEILHTGSGANEPAGHPHFERYANGPDLTGLFIGSCGVFGIITKVYFRIRRIPEAEEFAFYGFDSVDRAVDAAQSIQQQEAATHLVGLFGGPKPAGYEQYDAFLHIVVRDSRLRAGERRRIAEAVCEAHGGHPLDSNATRRYWTEHMYSWLRNMPPDYYYGNRPYTCPEVAGFIPTQAVKDAIAYLRQDAVEHAEEFQHYDIRIKCYDVYFSRNGAFIWIDTLYPELDERSWRYGLALRERYTDELMRRYMSPGGILQALAPVVMPKLGAGFELMKALKRTLDPNYILNPGVLLMEPEDTPQVTPEVAW
- a CDS encoding (Fe-S)-binding protein, which codes for MVRQETTAPAGEAVRSSQRHIDALKAIIYQCNRCGQCLDFSTLGLAAKCPAYWGGLFESYASRGKFNIARALVDGLIDYDEELARRVYSCTECRACAENCFKYLDTTAIFTAMKQDLAELGLIPENYRRALEGEMGLDVVHNVYQAPHAERLAWLSHEERVDRPARTAFFVGCTSSYVRQNMAIDTAETLELLGVDYTVLSDEWCCGHPYIAAGLLDKARQSLEHTIELYQRLGVERVVFNCPGCLKTFKHDAPRLLERRLPFEPLHILEEIARLAEEGEIRFRPVSPKIVVTYHDSCTLGRWLGVYEAPRQILRHIPGVSVREMRRNRNLAYCCGAGGLIRFDYPNISTRAGEERLREAEETGADTLVTSCPACLMQFQQTRNKLRSPMRVVDITQLIWEQIDVPGKPQ
- a CDS encoding ABC transporter substrate-binding protein gives rise to the protein MLRYRLMVGVVLVALVAGLIAGCAQPATPQVVTVKETVVVEKEVPVEKEVVKTVVVEKVVTPTPAPKGGELTYGLTLIVSDIDPHSGASSELGIFLTSVYDPLVWRDQEGNFHPGLAKKWEISEDGKVYTFYLRDDVKFHDGTPFNAQAVKFNFDRITNPNFKSNKAKYMMGPYDHTEVVDDYTVKVYFKEPYAPFLDSVSQVYLAIASPKALQEWGDEKYREHQVGTGPFMMAEYVAKDHIVLVKNPDYNWAPEFMMHQGPAYLDKITFRFYPDAATRAPALESGEVQIMGEIPPVDANRLMADPRFVIYPVEIPGQSLQFFINTSKPPTDDLRVRQALLYGLDREAIINGIFRALSPIAHGPLGRKTPGYTSQVEGMYPFDLEKAKQLLADAGWKDTNGDGILDKGGQDLALNTILMTWGYLPEIGTAMQGLYRQLGVKLETQVLTYPAALEAASKNEHHLIPMAISSSDPDILSSYFHSRNIEKGFSWSRFPDPELDQWLDEGARTTDWNKRAELYAKAQVRIMEQALIIPIRDYVNLNGASAKVKGLRYSLQGWFPWLYDVYIEQ
- a CDS encoding ABC transporter permease, translating into MLRYIQRRLLIMIPVLWGVVTLVFFLMYMLPGDPAATILAQSGGKAEAIEKLREQLGLNDPLPVQYVRFLSNAVRGDFGNSIFLRQPVMQIIAENLPATIELAIGALVVALAIGFSMGILAALKCNTWVDRLCMLTAIAGVSMPNFWLALLIMYLISAINTYYGVLILPITGQGGIQHLIVPSIVLGFAVSGSLARLVRSSMLEVLRQEYITTARAKGLSRRVVILRHALRNALIPVVTMLGLQFGYLLGGTVIIETVFSRRGLGRTIVDAIVWKDLPVVQGAVFVTATTYMLVNLLVDISYAVIDPRIRYS
- a CDS encoding ABC transporter permease, which gives rise to MEDERTRRMRAESPWRIALRILVRNRVAMSGLAILVMMSLLAVLAPAIAPYDPDAVDILHQLEAPSKTHILGTDLYGRDIFSRILYGGRITLVVGLIAVGIAASIGIVLGLIAGFYGGAVDSIIMRLVDVLLAFPRILLALSIVGMLGPGLLNVMVAVGIAGITGYARLVRGSVLSAKENVYVEAARVVGCPDHIILRRHLLPNIIGPVIVLATLDVASAILSASSLSFLGLGVQPPTAEWGAMLNEGRQYLRTAPWITLFPGLAIMISVLSINMLGDGLRDALDPRMKI
- a CDS encoding amidohydrolase → MTHRPERQVLQRAEAIAPQLIEIRRAIHRHPELGFEEYFTSRLVSQVLTAEGIPHRVGVGHTGVVADIGAGRPVIALRADMDALPINERTGLPFASEVPGVMHACGHDAHTAALLGAAKLLKEMELPAGTVRLIFQPAEETADEEGKSGADRMVEDGAMDGVDAVVGLHNVVDRPPGTVLVSPGPILAATDMFEVIIHGRASHGAYPHRGVDAIVLAAQVVNAIQSIIARRIDPMEVGVVTVGTIAGGRKANIIADRVELTGTIRTFDGAVRQKILEGLEHACRLATLQDGNYELRISRGHPATVNDPGMCRLVRRVARELGLRVEEEKPSPVSEDFSLYSSMVPGVYFLVGAGRPEVDPPRQAHTATYDLDERFLPIAAAMLAETARQYLLEAAKKPQGRKKSP